From Streptomyces sp. TLI_105, the proteins below share one genomic window:
- the acnA gene encoding aconitate hydratase AcnA, protein MSANSFDARSTLRVGDESYEIFKLDKVEGSARLPYSLKVLLENLLRTEDGANITADHIRALGNWDSQAQPSQEIQFTPARVIMQDFTGVPCVVDLATMREAVKELGGDPAKVNPLSPAELVIDHSVIADKFGTKDAFGQNVELEYGRNKERYQFLRWGQTAFDDFKVVPPGTGIVHQVNIEHLARTVMVRNGQAYPDTLVGTDSHTTMVNGLGVLGWGVGGIEAEAAMLGQPVSMLIPRVVGFKLTGELPAGTTATDLVLTITEMLRKHGVVGKFVEFYGEGVAATSLANRATIGNMSPEFGSTAAIFPIDGETLNYLKLTGRSEQQVALVEAYAKEQGLWLDPAAEPDFSEKLELDLSTVVPSIAGPKRPQDRIVLANAAAQFAQDVRNYVDEVDEAGKESFPASDAPANHPNGAPSKPVQVTAPDGSTYEIDHGAVTVAAITSCTNTSNPYVMVAAALVAKKAVEKGLTRKPWVKTTLAPGSKVVTDYFDKAGLTPYLDKVGFNLVGYGCTTCIGNSGPLPEEVSKAVNEHDLAVTSVLSGNRNFEGRINPDVKMNYLASPPLVVAYAIAGSMKVDITKDALGVDQDGKPVYLADIWPSEAEVNDVVANAIGEDMFNKSYQDVFAGDAQWQALPIPTGNTFEWDAESTYVRKPPYFEGMTMETTPVTDIVGARVLAKLGDSVTTDHISPAGAIKADTPAGKYLTEHGVERRDFNSYGSRRGNHEVMIRGTFANIRLRNQIAPGTEGGYTRDFTQADGPVSFIYDASQNYQAAGTPLVILGGKEYGSGSSRDWAAKGTALLGVKAVITESYERIHRSNLIGMGVLPLQFPAGQSADSLGLTGEETFSITGVTELNEGTTPSTVKVTTDTGVEFDAVVRIDTPGEADYYRNGGIMQYVLRNLIRG, encoded by the coding sequence GTGTCGGCGAACAGCTTCGACGCCCGCAGCACGCTGCGCGTGGGCGACGAGTCGTACGAGATCTTCAAGCTGGACAAGGTCGAGGGCTCCGCGCGCCTCCCTTACAGCCTGAAGGTCCTCCTGGAGAACCTGCTCCGCACCGAGGACGGCGCGAACATCACCGCCGACCACATCCGGGCCCTCGGCAACTGGGACTCGCAGGCTCAGCCGAGCCAGGAGATCCAGTTCACGCCCGCCCGCGTGATCATGCAGGACTTCACCGGTGTGCCCTGTGTCGTCGACCTCGCCACCATGCGTGAGGCCGTCAAGGAGCTCGGCGGCGACCCGGCGAAGGTCAACCCGCTCTCCCCGGCCGAGCTGGTCATCGACCACTCCGTCATCGCCGACAAGTTCGGTACGAAGGACGCCTTCGGCCAGAACGTCGAGCTGGAGTACGGCCGCAACAAGGAGCGCTACCAGTTCCTGCGCTGGGGCCAGACCGCCTTCGACGACTTCAAGGTCGTCCCCCCGGGCACCGGCATCGTCCACCAGGTGAACATCGAGCACCTGGCCCGTACCGTCATGGTCCGTAACGGCCAGGCGTACCCCGACACCCTCGTCGGCACCGACTCCCACACCACCATGGTCAACGGCCTCGGTGTGCTCGGCTGGGGCGTCGGCGGCATCGAGGCCGAGGCCGCGATGCTCGGCCAGCCGGTCTCCATGCTCATCCCGCGCGTCGTCGGCTTCAAGCTGACCGGCGAGCTCCCGGCCGGCACCACCGCCACCGACCTGGTCCTCACGATCACCGAGATGCTGCGCAAGCACGGCGTCGTCGGCAAGTTCGTCGAGTTCTACGGCGAGGGCGTCGCCGCGACCTCCCTCGCGAACCGCGCCACCATCGGCAACATGTCGCCGGAGTTCGGCTCCACCGCCGCGATCTTCCCGATCGACGGCGAGACCCTGAACTACCTCAAGCTGACCGGCCGCTCCGAGCAGCAGGTCGCGCTCGTCGAGGCGTACGCCAAGGAGCAGGGCCTCTGGCTCGACCCGGCCGCCGAGCCCGACTTCTCCGAGAAGCTGGAGCTCGACCTCTCCACGGTCGTCCCCTCCATCGCCGGCCCGAAGCGCCCGCAGGACCGCATCGTCCTCGCGAACGCCGCCGCGCAGTTCGCCCAGGACGTCCGCAACTACGTCGACGAGGTCGACGAGGCGGGCAAGGAGTCCTTCCCGGCCTCCGACGCCCCGGCGAACCACCCGAACGGCGCCCCGTCGAAGCCGGTCCAGGTGACCGCCCCCGACGGTTCGACCTACGAGATCGACCACGGCGCCGTCACCGTTGCCGCGATCACCTCCTGCACCAACACGTCGAACCCGTACGTGATGGTCGCCGCCGCGCTCGTCGCGAAGAAGGCCGTCGAGAAGGGCCTGACCCGCAAGCCGTGGGTCAAGACCACCCTCGCCCCGGGCTCGAAGGTCGTCACCGACTACTTCGACAAGGCGGGCCTCACCCCGTACCTCGACAAGGTCGGCTTCAACCTCGTCGGCTACGGCTGCACCACCTGCATCGGCAACTCCGGCCCGCTGCCGGAGGAGGTCTCCAAGGCCGTCAACGAGCACGACCTGGCCGTGACCTCGGTGCTCTCGGGCAACCGCAACTTCGAGGGTCGCATCAACCCCGACGTCAAGATGAACTACCTGGCCTCCCCGCCGCTGGTCGTCGCGTACGCCATCGCGGGCTCCATGAAGGTGGACATCACCAAGGACGCCCTCGGCGTCGACCAGGACGGCAAGCCCGTCTACCTGGCCGACATCTGGCCCTCCGAGGCCGAGGTCAACGACGTCGTCGCCAACGCCATCGGCGAGGACATGTTCAACAAGTCCTACCAGGACGTCTTCGCGGGCGACGCCCAGTGGCAGGCGCTGCCGATCCCGACCGGCAACACCTTCGAGTGGGACGCCGAGTCCACCTACGTCCGCAAGCCCCCGTACTTCGAGGGCATGACGATGGAGACCACCCCGGTCACCGACATCGTCGGCGCCCGCGTCCTGGCCAAGCTGGGCGACTCGGTCACCACCGACCACATCTCCCCGGCCGGCGCCATCAAGGCCGACACCCCGGCCGGCAAGTACCTCACCGAGCACGGTGTGGAGCGTCGTGACTTCAACTCCTACGGCTCGCGCCGTGGCAACCACGAGGTCATGATCCGCGGCACCTTCGCCAACATCCGCCTGCGCAACCAGATCGCGCCGGGCACCGAGGGCGGCTACACCCGCGACTTCACCCAGGCCGACGGCCCGGTGAGCTTCATCTACGACGCCTCGCAGAACTACCAGGCCGCCGGCACCCCGCTGGTCATCCTGGGCGGCAAGGAGTACGGCTCCGGCTCGTCCCGCGACTGGGCCGCCAAGGGCACCGCGCTCCTCGGCGTCAAGGCCGTCATCACCGAGTCGTACGAGCGCATCCACCGCTCGAACCTCATCGGCATGGGCGTCCTGCCGCTGCAGTTCCCGGCCGGCCAGTCGGCCGACTCGCTGGGCCTGACCGGCGAGGAGACCTTCTCCATCACGGGCGTCACGGAGCTGAACGAGGGCACCACGCCGAGCACGGTCAAGGTCACCACCGACACCGGTGTCGAGTTCGACGCGGTCGTCCGCATCGACACCCCCGGTGAGGCGGACTACTACCGCAACGGCGGCATCATGCAGTACGTGCTCCGCAACCTGATCCGCGGCTGA
- a CDS encoding VOC family protein produces the protein MISGAHVVLYTRDAEADRAFLKDVVGFEHVDAGGGWLIFKLPPAEIAVHPTTGEPQHEVYLMCDDLTHTLTTLEDRGAEISRAITDQGWGLLAAVRLPSGTELPLYEPRHPTAHGDSP, from the coding sequence ATGATCAGCGGCGCGCACGTGGTTCTCTACACCCGGGACGCGGAGGCCGACCGGGCCTTCCTCAAGGACGTCGTCGGCTTCGAGCACGTGGACGCCGGAGGGGGCTGGCTCATCTTCAAGCTGCCACCCGCCGAGATCGCGGTGCACCCCACGACGGGCGAGCCGCAGCACGAGGTGTACCTCATGTGCGACGACCTCACCCATACCCTGACAACCCTGGAGGATCGGGGCGCCGAGATCTCACGGGCCATCACCGACCAGGGCTGGGGCCTGCTCGCCGCCGTCCGGCTGCCGAGCGGCACCGAACTCCCCCTGTACGAACCGCGCCACCCGACCGCGCACGGCGATTCACCCTGA
- a CDS encoding UDP-N-acetylglucosamine 1-carboxyvinyltransferase — translation MADDYLVRIGKLIRDARQHRGWTQTQLAEALATSQSAVNRIERGNQNISLEMIARIGEALDSEIVSLGYAGPMHLRVVGRRRLSGSIDVKTSKNACVALLCASLLNKGRTVLRRVARIEEVFRLLEVLNSVGVRTRWINDCTDLEIVPPAELDMESIDAEAAIRTRSIIMFLGPLLHRMDRFKLPYAGGCDLGTRTIEPHMIALRRFGLEVTATEGIYHAQVERSVSPDRPIVLTERGDTVTENALLAAARHDGVTVIRNASSNYMVQDLCFFLEALGVRVDGIGTTTLTVHGVPQIDVDVDYSPSEDPVEAMSLLAAAVVTESELTIRRVPVEFMEIELAVLEEMGLDHDRSAEYPADNGRTRLVDLTVRPSKLEAPIDKIHPMPFPGLNIDNVPFFAAIAATAQGKTLIHDWVYDNRAIYLTDLNRLGGRLQLLDPHRVLVEGPTRWRAAEMMCPPALRPAVVVLLAMMAAEGTSVLRNVYVINRGYEDLAERLNSIGAQIEIFRDI, via the coding sequence ATGGCAGACGACTACCTCGTACGCATCGGCAAGCTCATCCGTGACGCCCGGCAACACCGTGGCTGGACACAGACGCAGCTCGCCGAAGCACTGGCCACGAGCCAGAGCGCCGTCAACCGGATCGAGCGCGGCAACCAGAACATCAGCCTTGAGATGATCGCCCGGATCGGCGAAGCCCTCGACAGCGAGATCGTGTCCCTGGGATACGCGGGACCCATGCACCTCCGGGTCGTCGGCCGCCGTCGCCTCTCCGGCTCCATCGACGTCAAGACGAGCAAGAACGCCTGTGTCGCGCTGCTCTGCGCCTCGCTCCTCAACAAGGGCCGCACCGTCCTGCGCCGGGTCGCCCGCATCGAGGAGGTCTTCCGGCTCCTGGAGGTCCTCAACTCCGTCGGCGTCCGCACCCGCTGGATCAACGACTGCACGGACCTGGAGATCGTGCCGCCGGCCGAGCTCGACATGGAGTCCATCGACGCCGAGGCCGCGATCCGCACCCGCTCGATCATCATGTTCCTCGGCCCGCTGCTGCACCGCATGGACCGCTTCAAGCTGCCGTACGCCGGCGGCTGCGACCTCGGTACGCGCACGATCGAGCCGCACATGATCGCGCTGCGCCGCTTCGGCCTGGAGGTCACGGCCACCGAGGGCATCTACCACGCCCAGGTCGAGCGCTCCGTCTCCCCCGACCGCCCGATCGTCCTGACCGAGCGCGGGGACACCGTCACCGAGAACGCGCTGCTCGCCGCCGCCCGGCACGACGGCGTGACCGTCATCCGCAACGCCTCCTCCAACTACATGGTCCAGGACCTCTGCTTCTTCCTGGAGGCCCTCGGCGTCCGGGTCGACGGCATCGGCACCACCACCCTGACCGTGCACGGCGTGCCGCAGATCGACGTGGACGTCGACTACTCCCCCTCCGAGGACCCGGTCGAGGCGATGAGCCTGCTCGCCGCGGCCGTGGTGACGGAGTCGGAACTGACCATCCGCCGGGTCCCCGTCGAGTTCATGGAGATCGAGCTCGCCGTCCTGGAGGAGATGGGCCTCGACCACGACCGCTCGGCGGAGTACCCGGCGGACAACGGCCGCACCCGCCTGGTCGACCTGACGGTCCGTCCCTCCAAGCTGGAGGCGCCGATCGACAAGATCCACCCGATGCCGTTCCCGGGCCTCAACATCGACAACGTCCCCTTCTTCGCGGCGATCGCGGCGACGGCCCAGGGCAAGACCCTCATCCACGACTGGGTCTACGACAACCGCGCCATCTACCTCACCGACCTCAACCGCCTCGGCGGCCGCCTCCAGCTCCTCGACCCCCACCGCGTCCTCGTGGAGGGCCCGACCCGCTGGCGCGCCGCCGAGATGATGTGCCCGCCGGCCCTGCGCCCGGCCGTGGTCGTCCTGCTCGCCATGATGGCGGCGGAGGGCACGTCGGTCCTGCGCAACGTGTACGTCATCAACCGCGGTTACGAGGACCTCGCGGAGCGCCTCAACTCGATCGGCGCGCAGATCGAGATCTTCCGGGACATCTAG
- a CDS encoding Stk1 family PASTA domain-containing Ser/Thr kinase, whose protein sequence is MDSYPSAPPPPPSSPPGAVRRWWRRPGVVVGVLVVLLAVVWGVRSFFGGGSPEKETGRGDDRPPKATVTVSAAPEPTGPPLLVGKGLEEAQEVASGAGYSVVSHDASDQDARQWDADEWTVCFQTSAGRRDGGRPALDLGVVRVGAPCPAVDGGKLPWPKMPAVTGMTFARAGEALGPIGFRRVEPESAYSDVALPGVADPWKVCFQDPEPGKTVENPQFGTVYLKLAPPDAACPERAYATLRPAPTP, encoded by the coding sequence GTGGACTCGTACCCCTCTGCCCCGCCGCCGCCCCCGTCGTCGCCCCCGGGGGCCGTTCGGCGGTGGTGGCGGCGGCCGGGGGTTGTCGTCGGCGTTCTGGTCGTGCTGCTCGCGGTCGTGTGGGGCGTGCGGTCCTTCTTCGGCGGTGGTTCGCCGGAGAAGGAGACGGGGCGGGGCGATGACCGGCCGCCGAAGGCGACCGTCACCGTCTCCGCCGCTCCTGAGCCCACCGGGCCTCCCCTGCTCGTGGGGAAGGGTCTCGAGGAGGCCCAGGAGGTCGCCTCCGGGGCCGGGTACTCCGTCGTGTCGCACGACGCCTCCGACCAGGACGCCAGGCAGTGGGACGCGGACGAGTGGACGGTGTGCTTCCAGACCTCGGCGGGGCGGCGGGACGGTGGTCGGCCCGCCCTCGACCTCGGTGTGGTGCGTGTCGGGGCGCCCTGCCCCGCCGTCGACGGCGGGAAGCTGCCCTGGCCGAAGATGCCCGCCGTCACCGGCATGACCTTCGCGCGGGCCGGGGAGGCGCTGGGGCCGATCGGGTTCAGGAGGGTCGAGCCGGAGAGCGCGTACTCCGATGTGGCGCTGCCCGGCGTCGCGGATCCGTGGAAGGTCTGCTTCCAGGATCCCGAGCCGGGCAAGACGGTCGAGAATCCGCAGTTCGGGACCGTCTATCTGAAGCTGGCGCCGCCCGATGCCGCCTGTCCCGAGCGGGCGTATGCCACGTTGCGTCCCGCACCGACGCCGTAG